Proteins from a genomic interval of Pectinophora gossypiella chromosome 28, ilPecGoss1.1, whole genome shotgun sequence:
- the LOC126379241 gene encoding sphingolipid delta(4)-desaturase DES1, with product MGQKVSRTDFEWVYTEEPHASRRKIILEKYPQIKKLFGHDPLFKWVVTLMVVTQLCMLPVVQQLSWPATLVLAYCFGGVINHSLMLAIHEIAHNLAFGHNRPMANRLFGFFANLPIGIPISISFKKYHLEHHRYQGDEVIDTDLPTLLEAKLFNTTGGKLVWLFLQPLFYALRPLVVRPKPPSPLELINLIIQLFFDAVVVKLFGWKVLGYLIYGSLMAMGVHPVAGHFISEHYMFRKGFETYSYYGPLNWITFNVGYHNEHHDFPAVPGRRLPEVKRIAPEFYDDLPQHNSWSSVLYDFVTDPDIGPYARIKRKHHGLDS from the exons AAAAGTACCCGCAAATAAAGAAGCTGTTCGGGCACGACCCGTTGTTCAAGTGGGTGGTGACGTTAATGGTGGTGACCCAGCTGTGCATGCTGCCGGTGGTGCAGCAGCTGAGCTGGCCCGCCACGCTGGTGCTGGCATACTGCTTCGGTGGCGTCATCAACCACTCGCTGATGCTGG CAATCCACGAGATCGCCCACAACTTGGCGTTTGGACACAACCGGCCGATGGCCAACCGCCTCTTCGGTTTCTTCGCCAATCTCCCCATTGGGATACCTATCTCCATCAGCTTTAAGAAGTATCACTTGGAGCACCATCGG TACCAAGGAGACGAGGTAATAGACACAGATCTCCCGACTCTTCTAGAAGCAAAACTGTTCAACACAACTGGTGGGAAGCTAGTATGGCTGTTCTTACAACCATTATTCTACGCGTTGAGGCCTCTGGTGGTCCGTCCGAAGCCCCCCAGCCCACTAGAGCTGATCAATCTAATTATTCAGCTGTTTTTCGACGCTGTTGTCGTTAAATTGTTCG GGTGGAAGGTGTTAGGGTATCTAATATACGGCTCGCTGATGGCTATGGGGGTCCATCCAGTTGCTG GCCACTTCATATCGGAGCACTACATGTTCCGCAAGGGGTTCGAGACGTACTCGTACTATGGGCCGCTGAACTGGATCACGTTCAACGTGGGGTACCACAACGAGCACCACGACTTCCCCGCCGTGCCCGGCCGCAGGCTGCCTGAG gtAAAACGCATAGCACCGGAGTTCTACGACGATCTGCCGCAACACAACAGCTGGTCGTCCGTTCTGTACGACTTCGTGACAGACCCCGACATAGGTCCATACGCCCGCATCAAGAGGAAACACCATGGCCTCGACAGTTAG
- the LOC126379256 gene encoding putative nuclease HARBI1 isoform X1 — MSDSDLYSDFEEFMDYVYDNPYDYPARKYIRDAQNPLECYDEEQFQKRFRFRKDTVVHMILPLIGLQSNVTNKGLPLPPILQLLIALRFYATGNFQIVCGDLHKISQPVVSKIVAKLSKILAMKVVEFIKFPGAHERANVKRAFYQRAQFPGVIGCIDCTHVPIKNPSRENGELFRNRKGEFSINVQLICGPQMLIYDIVARWPGSAHDSRIFSNSRCSMRFEEGDLVGAGILLGDSGYAQSFIYLFIYKVQPHHIY, encoded by the exons atgagtGATAGTGACTTATATAGTGACTTTGAAGAGTTTATGGATTATGTTTATGATAATCCTTACGATTATCCGGCGCGGAAATATATCAGAGACGCTCAAAACCCTTTGGAATGTTACGACgaagaacaatttcaaaaacgctttcgaTTTAGGAAAGATACCGTTGTTCATATGATATTGCCACTGATTGGATTGCAATCAAATGTAACCAACAAAGGGTTACCTTTACCACCCATATTGCAACTACTCATAGCGTTAAGATTTTATGCTACAGGAAACTTCCAG ATTGTTTGCGGAGACCTGCATAAGATCAGTCAGCCAGTTGTATCTAAAATCGTGGCTAAGCTATCGAAAATATTAGCAATGAAAGTAGTTGAGTTTATCAAGTTCCCTGGAGCACACGAGAGAGCCAACGTGAAGAGAGCATTTTACCAACGTGCTCAATTCCCAGGGGTAATCGGGTGCATTGACTGCACTCACGTACCAATTAAAAATCCGAGTCGGGAAAATGGAGAACTTTTCAGAAATAGAAAAGGTGAGTTCTCTATAAATGTACAACTAATATGCGGGCCACAAATGTTGATTTACGACATTGTGGCGAGGTGGCCAGGATCTGCCCATGATTCCCGCATATTCAGCAACAGCCGTTGTAGTATGCGCTTTGAAGAAGGGGATTTAGTAGGTGCTGGCATACTTTTAGGGGACAGTGGATATGCacagtcttttatttatttatttatttataaagtacaaccacatcacatatattaa
- the LOC126379256 gene encoding putative nuclease HARBI1 isoform X2, with amino-acid sequence MSDSDLYSDFEEFMDYVYDNPYDYPARKYIRDAQNPLECYDEEQFQKRFRFRKDTVVHMILPLIGLQSNVTNKGLPLPPILQLLIALRFYATGNFQIVCGDLHKISQPVVSKIVAKLSKILAMKVVEFIKFPGAHERANVKRAFYQRAQFPGVIGCIDCTHVPIKNPSRENGELFRNRKADHGTHQDLRFCYKKSCIL; translated from the exons atgagtGATAGTGACTTATATAGTGACTTTGAAGAGTTTATGGATTATGTTTATGATAATCCTTACGATTATCCGGCGCGGAAATATATCAGAGACGCTCAAAACCCTTTGGAATGTTACGACgaagaacaatttcaaaaacgctttcgaTTTAGGAAAGATACCGTTGTTCATATGATATTGCCACTGATTGGATTGCAATCAAATGTAACCAACAAAGGGTTACCTTTACCACCCATATTGCAACTACTCATAGCGTTAAGATTTTATGCTACAGGAAACTTCCAG ATTGTTTGCGGAGACCTGCATAAGATCAGTCAGCCAGTTGTATCTAAAATCGTGGCTAAGCTATCGAAAATATTAGCAATGAAAGTAGTTGAGTTTATCAAGTTCCCTGGAGCACACGAGAGAGCCAACGTGAAGAGAGCATTTTACCAACGTGCTCAATTCCCAGGGGTAATCGGGTGCATTGACTGCACTCACGTACCAATTAAAAATCCGAGTCGGGAAAATGGAGAACTTTTCAGAAATAGAAAAG cggatcatggaacacatcaagatctaagattttgttacaaaaagagttgtattcttTAA
- the LOC126379244 gene encoding uncharacterized protein LOC126379244: MSSGSTRQTFTEHEKVCLQELVLKYKLNSAATIGAGNANVKKMAWVRLTQEFNSIETNSKRTEAQLKKCWDNLKTRRKQFLAQEKRERMRTGGGLYAASTSQGSQEAIDAALLDATNIELQGVFDSDSDMVLDHNMLAPVPDLPAPAAPAAPANTSPGEGPSQIQKAIPVEVDIEIMDNQYRPSAGSRLSDYDPPSLIQESVPVAQVELPRRPSTGLREHDYGAPSQTQASKNIRAHVINQEFTLRKDRYQVIVDREEELHKLRIAEREWLVKAAEETYHKARLEKESAQELLLCSRAKRELAELHLSRERKK; this comes from the exons ATGTCGAGCGGATCAACAAGACAAACTTTCACTGAACACGAAAaagtgtgtctgcaggaattagttttgaaatataaattaaattctgcTGCAACTATTGGGGCTGgaaatgcaaatgtaaaaaaaatggcttGGGTACGCCTTACACAAGAATTTAACTCCATTGAGACcaatagtaaa CGAACAGaggcacaattaaaaaaatgttgggacaatttaaaaaccagaagaaaacaatttctagcacaagaaaaaag ggaACGCATGAGGACCGGAGGTGGGTTGTATGCAGCTAGTACCTCTCAAGGCTCCCAGGAGGCTATTGATGCTGCTCTTTTGGATGCCACAAATATAGAGCTACAAGGCGTGTTTGATAGTGATAGTG ATATGGTGTTGGACCACAACATGTTAGCCCCAGTACCCGATCTCCCTGCACCTGCAGCCCCTGCAGCACCCGCTAATACCTCACCTGGCGAAGGACCATCCCAAATACAAA AAGCTATTCCTGTGGAAGTTGATATTGAAATAATGGATAATCAATATCGTCCATCAGCCGGGTCTCGTCTCTCCGATTATGACCCACCTTCTCTAATTCAAG agtCTGTTCCTGTGGCACAAGTAGAGCTACCTCGTCGACCATCAACTGGATTGAGAGAACATGATTATGGAGCACCTTCTCAAACTCAAG CTTCAAAGAACATTCGGGCTCATGTAATTAATCAGGAGTTCACCTTGCGAAAGGATAGATATCAGGTGATAGTGGACAGGGAGGAGGAGCTACACAAATTGAGGATAGCAGAGCGGGAGTGGCTCGTAAAGGCAGCTGAGGAGACATATCATAAAGCTCGCCTTGAAAAGGAAAGTGCGCAGGAGTTGCTGCTATGCAGCCGGGCTAAGCGAGAGCTAGCAGAGCTGCATCTTTCTagggaaagaaagaaataa